A single window of Colletes latitarsis isolate SP2378_abdomen chromosome 11, iyColLati1, whole genome shotgun sequence DNA harbors:
- the LOC143348297 gene encoding alpha-tocopherol transfer protein-like isoform X1, which produces MNVYLMFAGTMLTDCTELPSIKLGGFVLEIEFNSPSAELQEVAKRELRETPEVKSQAISQLKELLKAEKDLKVPLDNEPWLIRFLRPCKYYPESALKLVKNYYSFKVKHANVYDGLKPSREKNIFEQNILTVLPNRDQHGRRVLIMELGKKWKHTKCNLDEVFKGCVLYLEAAMLEPSTQIAGAVVVFDMDGLSLQQTWQFNPPFAKRIVDWLQDSMPLRIKNIHIINQPYIFNMVFTLFKPFLREKLKSRIIFHGKDYKSLHEYMSPKCLPECYGGTLKIPRVTGPQWLELLLKCDTEFDAINSYGYKKQ; this is translated from the exons ATGAATGTATATTTAATGTTTGCAGGAACAATGTTGACCGACTGTACGGAGTTACCCTCCATCAAACTTGGCGGCTTCGTTCTCGAGATAGAGTTCAATTCGCCTAGCGCGGAGCTGCAGGAAGTCGCGAAAAGGGAGCTTCGTGAGACTCCGGAGGTCAAAAGCCAGGCCATTTCCCAATTAAAGGAATTACTAAAAG CCGAGAAGGACCTAAAGGTGCCATTAGACAACGAGCCTTGGTTGATACGGTTTCTGAGGCCCTGCAAATACTACCCAGAGTCCGCATTAAAGCTCGTGAAGAACTATTATAGCTTCAAAGTGAAGCACGCGAACGTTTACGATGGTTTGAAGCCCAGCCGGGAGAAGAACATATTCGAGCAGAATATTTTGACAGTGCTGCCTAACAGAGACCAACATGGACGAAGGGTGCTGATCATGGAGCTGGGAAAGAAATGGAAGCACACCAAGTGCAACCTGGACGAAGTGTTCAAGGGATGCGTTCTGTACTTGGAGGCCGCCATGTTGGAACCAAGCACGCAGATCGCCGGTGCTGTGGTGGTCTTCGACATGGACGGGCTCAGTCTTCAACAGACTTGGCAGTTCAATCCACCGTTTGCTAAAAGGATAGTCGACTGGCTGCAGGATTCGATGCCCCTCAGGATCAAGAACATTCACATCATCAATCAGCCGTACATCTTCAACATGGTGTTCACGTTGTTCAAACCGTTCCTCAGAGAGAAACTCAAGAGCAGA ATCATATTCCATGGCAAAGATTACAAATCGTTGCACGAATACATGTCGCCTAAGTGCTTGCCGGAATGTTACGGTGGCACCCTGAAAATCCCAAGAGTGACGGGGCCACAGTGGTTGGAATTGTTGCTGAAGTGCGACACGGAATTCGATG CGATCAACTCTTACGGTTACAAGAAACAGTAA
- the LOC143348297 gene encoding alpha-tocopherol transfer protein-like isoform X2, whose amino-acid sequence MQNIERTMLTDCTELPSIKLGGFVLEIEFNSPSAELQEVAKRELRETPEVKSQAISQLKELLKAEKDLKVPLDNEPWLIRFLRPCKYYPESALKLVKNYYSFKVKHANVYDGLKPSREKNIFEQNILTVLPNRDQHGRRVLIMELGKKWKHTKCNLDEVFKGCVLYLEAAMLEPSTQIAGAVVVFDMDGLSLQQTWQFNPPFAKRIVDWLQDSMPLRIKNIHIINQPYIFNMVFTLFKPFLREKLKSRIIFHGKDYKSLHEYMSPKCLPECYGGTLKIPRVTGPQWLELLLKCDTEFDAINSYGYKKQ is encoded by the exons GAACAATGTTGACCGACTGTACGGAGTTACCCTCCATCAAACTTGGCGGCTTCGTTCTCGAGATAGAGTTCAATTCGCCTAGCGCGGAGCTGCAGGAAGTCGCGAAAAGGGAGCTTCGTGAGACTCCGGAGGTCAAAAGCCAGGCCATTTCCCAATTAAAGGAATTACTAAAAG CCGAGAAGGACCTAAAGGTGCCATTAGACAACGAGCCTTGGTTGATACGGTTTCTGAGGCCCTGCAAATACTACCCAGAGTCCGCATTAAAGCTCGTGAAGAACTATTATAGCTTCAAAGTGAAGCACGCGAACGTTTACGATGGTTTGAAGCCCAGCCGGGAGAAGAACATATTCGAGCAGAATATTTTGACAGTGCTGCCTAACAGAGACCAACATGGACGAAGGGTGCTGATCATGGAGCTGGGAAAGAAATGGAAGCACACCAAGTGCAACCTGGACGAAGTGTTCAAGGGATGCGTTCTGTACTTGGAGGCCGCCATGTTGGAACCAAGCACGCAGATCGCCGGTGCTGTGGTGGTCTTCGACATGGACGGGCTCAGTCTTCAACAGACTTGGCAGTTCAATCCACCGTTTGCTAAAAGGATAGTCGACTGGCTGCAGGATTCGATGCCCCTCAGGATCAAGAACATTCACATCATCAATCAGCCGTACATCTTCAACATGGTGTTCACGTTGTTCAAACCGTTCCTCAGAGAGAAACTCAAGAGCAGA ATCATATTCCATGGCAAAGATTACAAATCGTTGCACGAATACATGTCGCCTAAGTGCTTGCCGGAATGTTACGGTGGCACCCTGAAAATCCCAAGAGTGACGGGGCCACAGTGGTTGGAATTGTTGCTGAAGTGCGACACGGAATTCGATG CGATCAACTCTTACGGTTACAAGAAACAGTAA
- the LOC143348297 gene encoding alpha-tocopherol transfer protein-like isoform X3 encodes MLTDCTELPSIKLGGFVLEIEFNSPSAELQEVAKRELRETPEVKSQAISQLKELLKAEKDLKVPLDNEPWLIRFLRPCKYYPESALKLVKNYYSFKVKHANVYDGLKPSREKNIFEQNILTVLPNRDQHGRRVLIMELGKKWKHTKCNLDEVFKGCVLYLEAAMLEPSTQIAGAVVVFDMDGLSLQQTWQFNPPFAKRIVDWLQDSMPLRIKNIHIINQPYIFNMVFTLFKPFLREKLKSRIIFHGKDYKSLHEYMSPKCLPECYGGTLKIPRVTGPQWLELLLKCDTEFDAINSYGYKKQ; translated from the exons ATGTTGACCGACTGTACGGAGTTACCCTCCATCAAACTTGGCGGCTTCGTTCTCGAGATAGAGTTCAATTCGCCTAGCGCGGAGCTGCAGGAAGTCGCGAAAAGGGAGCTTCGTGAGACTCCGGAGGTCAAAAGCCAGGCCATTTCCCAATTAAAGGAATTACTAAAAG CCGAGAAGGACCTAAAGGTGCCATTAGACAACGAGCCTTGGTTGATACGGTTTCTGAGGCCCTGCAAATACTACCCAGAGTCCGCATTAAAGCTCGTGAAGAACTATTATAGCTTCAAAGTGAAGCACGCGAACGTTTACGATGGTTTGAAGCCCAGCCGGGAGAAGAACATATTCGAGCAGAATATTTTGACAGTGCTGCCTAACAGAGACCAACATGGACGAAGGGTGCTGATCATGGAGCTGGGAAAGAAATGGAAGCACACCAAGTGCAACCTGGACGAAGTGTTCAAGGGATGCGTTCTGTACTTGGAGGCCGCCATGTTGGAACCAAGCACGCAGATCGCCGGTGCTGTGGTGGTCTTCGACATGGACGGGCTCAGTCTTCAACAGACTTGGCAGTTCAATCCACCGTTTGCTAAAAGGATAGTCGACTGGCTGCAGGATTCGATGCCCCTCAGGATCAAGAACATTCACATCATCAATCAGCCGTACATCTTCAACATGGTGTTCACGTTGTTCAAACCGTTCCTCAGAGAGAAACTCAAGAGCAGA ATCATATTCCATGGCAAAGATTACAAATCGTTGCACGAATACATGTCGCCTAAGTGCTTGCCGGAATGTTACGGTGGCACCCTGAAAATCCCAAGAGTGACGGGGCCACAGTGGTTGGAATTGTTGCTGAAGTGCGACACGGAATTCGATG CGATCAACTCTTACGGTTACAAGAAACAGTAA
- the LOC143348294 gene encoding alpha-tocopherol transfer protein isoform X2, whose amino-acid sequence MERQEPGQDDGTITKLREVPQFKVDNFLLTVEFDDGEEHYGEKARKELRETPEVVQQALKDIRALLKGEPDLILPDDVEFFQKFMRPCKWYPKSSFELMKRFYNFRLHHPRHCENLLPSKEKKTLSSEILIPLPERTSEGCRILLINPGKKWNTKVVSLDDIFRSVMLALDAAMSEPRTQIAGVHVICNMDGFSLTHVAQFTPSFAAMVADWVQRCLPCRLKGIHIVNQPFIFNMVYAIFKPFLLEKTRKRIHFHGTDRAALTSHLGKKPVPTELGGDLKLPNVPIGQGICDYFCWFEQDFQVSNTYGFKKSVK is encoded by the exons ATGGAACGGCAAGAACCTGGCCAGGACGACGGGACGATCACCAAGCTGAGGGAGGTGCCTCAATTCAAGGTGGACAACTTCCTCCTGACCGTCGAGTTCGACGACGGGGAGGAGCACTACGGCGAGAAGGCCAGAAAGGAACTGAGGGAGACGCCAGAGGTTGTTCAACAGGCCTTGAAGGACATCAGGGCGCTGCTTAAAG GTGAACCCGATCTGATTCTCCCGGACGATGTcgaatttttccaaaaatttaTGCGACCTTGCAAGTGGTATCCAAAGAGCAGCTTCGAGCTG ATGAAGAGGTTCTATAATTTTAGACTGCACCATCCACGTCACTGCGAAAATCTGTTGCCGAGTAAGGAAAAAAAGACATTATCCTCCGAAATTTTAATACCATTGCCAGAACGCACCTCGGAAGGTTGCAGGATACTTTTGATTAACCCTGGAAAAAAATGGAACACAAAGGTCGTCAGCCTCGACGATATATTCCGGTCGGTCATGCTGGCTTTGGATGCCGCCATGTCTGAACCGAGAACGCAG ATCGCGGGTGTGCACGTAATTTGTAACATGGACGGCTTCTCGTTGACCCACGTCGCGCAGTTTACCCCGAGTTTCGCCGCGATGGTCGCTGATTGGGTGCAAAGATGTTTACCCTGTCGTCTGAAGGGCATCCACATAGTGAATCAACCCTTCATATTCAACATGGTCTACGCTATTTTCAAACCTTTCCTTCTG GAGAAAACGCGTAAAAGAATTCACTTCCACGGCACGGACAGAGCGGCGTTGACTTCTCACCTGGGTAAGAAACCTGTTCCCACAGAGTTGGGTGGAGACCTGAAGTTGCCAAATGTACCGATTGGCCAAGGTATTTGCGACTACTTCTGCTGGTTCGAGCAAGACTTTCAag TTTCCAATACGTATGGGTTCAAGAAGAGCGTGAAATAA
- the LOC143348294 gene encoding alpha-tocopherol transfer protein isoform X1, whose translation MYVRQIEVLPGKQRARPDNGYSAMERQEPGQDDGTITKLREVPQFKVDNFLLTVEFDDGEEHYGEKARKELRETPEVVQQALKDIRALLKGEPDLILPDDVEFFQKFMRPCKWYPKSSFELMKRFYNFRLHHPRHCENLLPSKEKKTLSSEILIPLPERTSEGCRILLINPGKKWNTKVVSLDDIFRSVMLALDAAMSEPRTQIAGVHVICNMDGFSLTHVAQFTPSFAAMVADWVQRCLPCRLKGIHIVNQPFIFNMVYAIFKPFLLEKTRKRIHFHGTDRAALTSHLGKKPVPTELGGDLKLPNVPIGQGICDYFCWFEQDFQVSNTYGFKKSVK comes from the exons ATGTATGTCCGACAGATAGAAGTCCTTCCTGGCAAACAGAGGGCCAGACCCGACAACGGTTACTCCGCCATGGAACGGCAAGAACCTGGCCAGGACGACGGGACGATCACCAAGCTGAGGGAGGTGCCTCAATTCAAGGTGGACAACTTCCTCCTGACCGTCGAGTTCGACGACGGGGAGGAGCACTACGGCGAGAAGGCCAGAAAGGAACTGAGGGAGACGCCAGAGGTTGTTCAACAGGCCTTGAAGGACATCAGGGCGCTGCTTAAAG GTGAACCCGATCTGATTCTCCCGGACGATGTcgaatttttccaaaaatttaTGCGACCTTGCAAGTGGTATCCAAAGAGCAGCTTCGAGCTG ATGAAGAGGTTCTATAATTTTAGACTGCACCATCCACGTCACTGCGAAAATCTGTTGCCGAGTAAGGAAAAAAAGACATTATCCTCCGAAATTTTAATACCATTGCCAGAACGCACCTCGGAAGGTTGCAGGATACTTTTGATTAACCCTGGAAAAAAATGGAACACAAAGGTCGTCAGCCTCGACGATATATTCCGGTCGGTCATGCTGGCTTTGGATGCCGCCATGTCTGAACCGAGAACGCAG ATCGCGGGTGTGCACGTAATTTGTAACATGGACGGCTTCTCGTTGACCCACGTCGCGCAGTTTACCCCGAGTTTCGCCGCGATGGTCGCTGATTGGGTGCAAAGATGTTTACCCTGTCGTCTGAAGGGCATCCACATAGTGAATCAACCCTTCATATTCAACATGGTCTACGCTATTTTCAAACCTTTCCTTCTG GAGAAAACGCGTAAAAGAATTCACTTCCACGGCACGGACAGAGCGGCGTTGACTTCTCACCTGGGTAAGAAACCTGTTCCCACAGAGTTGGGTGGAGACCTGAAGTTGCCAAATGTACCGATTGGCCAAGGTATTTGCGACTACTTCTGCTGGTTCGAGCAAGACTTTCAag TTTCCAATACGTATGGGTTCAAGAAGAGCGTGAAATAA